One stretch of Streptomyces sp. A2-16 DNA includes these proteins:
- a CDS encoding S8 family serine peptidase, with protein sequence MTGPHARYRRTLAIPLGMAIATAMAFLPGATASAAGHPATAAGATGAVSDVLASAAADGTALSYVVNVRPGHGPSAKVKKAIAAAGGTIVTSYDQIGVIVVHSSNPDFAKTIRKVRGVESAGNTRNAPLPAQSTTDEGTPKALSSAQMAAAQAAADAGQDPLESLQWDLPAIKADKAHEKSLGSKKVTVAVIDTGVDDTHPDLAPNFDRAASVNCVTGKPDTTDGAWRPSAAESPHGTHVAGEIAAAKNGVGMTGVAPGVKVAGIKVSTTAGYFYTEAVVCGFMWAATHGVDVTNNSYYTDPWYFNCTDDPDQKALVDAITRASRYAEKRGVVNVAAAGNENYDLAADEITDPVSPNDGTPSDRVIDPSECFDIPTQLPGVVTVAATGAKGIKSSFSNYGLGTIDVAAPGGDSTAYQTPAPPATSGLILGTLPGGKWGYMAGTSMASPHAAAVAALIKSTHPYAPPALVKALLYAEADATPCTDPYDINGDGKVDAVCEGSKNRNGFYGWGTVDALDAVTK encoded by the coding sequence ATGACAGGGCCCCACGCGCGCTACCGGCGCACGCTCGCGATCCCGCTCGGTATGGCCATCGCGACGGCCATGGCGTTCCTGCCGGGCGCCACGGCGTCCGCGGCCGGGCACCCGGCCACCGCGGCCGGTGCCACCGGTGCCGTCAGCGACGTGCTAGCCTCCGCCGCGGCGGACGGCACGGCGCTCAGCTACGTCGTCAACGTCCGCCCCGGACACGGTCCCTCTGCGAAGGTGAAGAAGGCCATCGCCGCGGCCGGCGGCACGATCGTGACGTCGTACGACCAGATCGGCGTGATCGTCGTCCACTCGTCGAACCCCGACTTCGCCAAGACGATCCGCAAGGTCCGCGGGGTCGAGTCGGCGGGCAACACGCGCAACGCGCCGCTGCCCGCGCAGTCGACGACCGACGAGGGGACGCCGAAGGCGCTCAGTTCGGCGCAGATGGCCGCGGCGCAGGCCGCCGCCGACGCCGGCCAGGACCCGCTGGAGTCGTTGCAGTGGGACCTGCCCGCCATCAAGGCGGACAAGGCGCACGAGAAGTCGCTCGGCAGCAAGAAGGTGACCGTCGCCGTGATCGACACCGGCGTGGACGACACCCACCCGGACCTCGCGCCGAACTTCGACCGGGCCGCGTCCGTCAACTGTGTGACGGGCAAGCCGGACACCACCGACGGGGCCTGGCGGCCGAGCGCCGCGGAGAGCCCGCACGGCACGCACGTGGCCGGTGAGATCGCGGCCGCCAAGAACGGCGTCGGCATGACCGGTGTCGCGCCCGGTGTGAAGGTGGCGGGCATCAAGGTGTCGACCACCGCCGGCTACTTCTACACGGAGGCCGTGGTCTGCGGCTTCATGTGGGCGGCCACGCACGGCGTCGACGTCACCAACAACAGCTATTACACGGACCCGTGGTACTTCAACTGCACCGACGACCCGGACCAGAAGGCCCTTGTGGACGCGATCACCCGGGCCTCGCGGTACGCGGAGAAGCGGGGTGTGGTCAACGTCGCCGCGGCCGGCAACGAGAACTACGACCTGGCGGCCGACGAGATCACCGACCCGGTCTCGCCGAACGACGGCACGCCCTCGGACCGGGTGATCGACCCGTCCGAGTGCTTCGACATACCGACGCAGCTGCCGGGCGTCGTGACGGTCGCCGCGACCGGGGCGAAGGGCATCAAGTCGTCCTTCTCCAACTACGGTCTGGGCACCATCGACGTGGCCGCGCCCGGCGGCGACTCGACGGCCTACCAGACGCCCGCGCCGCCCGCGACCAGCGGTCTGATCCTGGGCACGCTGCCCGGCGGCAAGTGGGGGTACATGGCGGGTACGTCGATGGCCTCGCCGCACGCCGCGGCCGTGGCCGCCCTGATCAAGTCGACGCACCCGTACGCCCCGCCGGCCCTGGTGAAGGCGCTGCTGTACGCCGAGGCCGACGCCACGCCGTGCACGGACCCGTACGACATCAACGGCGACGGCAAGGTCGACGCGGTGTGCGAGGGATCCAAGAACCGCAACGGCTTCTACGGCTGGGGCACGGTGGACGCGCTGGACGCCGTGACGAAGTAG
- a CDS encoding CoA transferase: protein MTAIKFVVREGALQGRLPVQELARTCVGECALAAAELGARRAGLARVPAVQVDDGAVATAFLSERHLLIGGRAPVTFAPLSRFWRTADGWVRTHANYPHHRARLLDALGVPEDPAAVEAALAERSALDVEEAVHAAGGLAVALRSPEEWAAHPQAAEVAKRPLVERERPDTAPARTFAPVGASPLLPAAGLRVLDLTRVLAGPVATRTLALLGADVLRLDAPRLPELPDQHADTGFGKRSATLDLAVDRQHFEELLAAADVVVTGYRPGALDRFGLSPEALAERRPGLVVAQLSAWGAYGPWRERRGFDSLVQAATGIAVLEGSAARPGALPAQALDHGTGYLLAAAVLRALREQSYEGGSRFVRLALARTALWLTDGLDGPDGMAAADGRRGSYDGPGPWLSQTDSALGRLRYALSPVSFEGGPADWGRPPVPWGTDAARWAQQF from the coding sequence ATGACTGCAATCAAGTTCGTGGTGAGGGAAGGCGCCCTTCAGGGGCGCCTTCCCGTGCAGGAGCTGGCGCGGACCTGTGTGGGCGAGTGCGCCCTGGCCGCCGCCGAACTGGGCGCACGGCGAGCGGGGCTCGCCCGGGTGCCGGCGGTACAGGTGGACGACGGGGCGGTCGCCACCGCGTTCCTGAGCGAGCGTCATCTGTTGATCGGCGGTCGCGCGCCGGTCACCTTCGCACCGCTGTCCCGGTTCTGGCGGACGGCGGACGGATGGGTGCGGACGCACGCGAACTACCCGCACCACCGGGCACGGCTGCTCGACGCCCTGGGGGTGCCGGAGGACCCGGCAGCCGTGGAAGCGGCGCTCGCCGAGCGGTCCGCCCTGGACGTCGAGGAAGCCGTGCACGCGGCCGGGGGTCTCGCCGTGGCCCTGCGCTCTCCCGAGGAGTGGGCCGCGCACCCGCAGGCGGCCGAGGTGGCGAAACGGCCCCTGGTCGAACGGGAGCGGCCGGACACGGCACCCGCGCGCACCTTCGCCCCGGTCGGCGCCTCTCCCCTGCTGCCGGCCGCCGGCCTGCGCGTGCTGGACCTGACACGGGTCCTCGCGGGCCCGGTCGCCACCCGGACGCTCGCCCTGCTCGGCGCGGACGTCCTGCGCCTGGACGCGCCCCGGCTGCCCGAACTGCCGGACCAGCACGCCGACACCGGCTTCGGGAAGCGGTCGGCGACGCTCGACCTGGCCGTCGACCGGCAGCACTTCGAGGAGTTGCTCGCGGCGGCGGACGTGGTCGTCACCGGGTACCGGCCCGGCGCGCTCGACCGGTTCGGGCTGTCTCCCGAGGCGCTGGCCGAGCGGCGGCCGGGCCTGGTCGTCGCGCAGTTGTCGGCGTGGGGTGCGTACGGCCCGTGGCGGGAACGGCGGGGCTTCGACAGCCTCGTGCAGGCGGCCACCGGGATCGCGGTGCTGGAGGGTTCGGCGGCGCGGCCGGGCGCGCTGCCCGCGCAGGCCCTCGACCACGGCACGGGCTATCTGCTGGCGGCGGCCGTACTGCGGGCGTTGAGGGAGCAGTCGTACGAGGGCGGGAGCCGGTTCGTCAGGTTGGCACTCGCACGGACGGCCCTGTGGCTGACGGACGGCCTCGACGGCCCGGACGGCATGGCCGCGGCGGATGGGCGGAGAGGCTCGTACGACGGTCCCGGGCCCTGGTTGTCGCAGACGGACAGCGCGCTCGGGCGGCTGCGGTACGCGCTGTCGCCGGTCTCGTTCGAGGGCGGCCCCGCGGACTGGGGCCGACCACCGGTGCCGTGGGGCACGGATGCGGCACGCTGGGCCCAGCAGTTCTGA